In one window of Lynx canadensis isolate LIC74 chromosome B3, mLynCan4.pri.v2, whole genome shotgun sequence DNA:
- the LOC115517032 gene encoding olfactory receptor 11G2-like translates to MNVSGTETTNSVSHFILVGFPSSPEMQLLYFGLFSVVYTLTLMGNTAIVCAVRWERRLHTPMYILLGNFSLLEICYVTTTVPNMLANFLSSSKSISFVSCFAQFYFFFSLGCDEGFFLCIMAFDRYLAICRPLHYPRIMTKQLYTGLAIFGWSWGFILFLTPVVLISQLPYCGPNTINHFLCDPVPLMMLSCSEDTTTQFIYSTFNAIFMIGTFLFVLCSYALVIVAVLRMPSAAGKRKAFSTCASHVAVVILFFGSVMVMYVSPGSGRPVKMQKIVTLLYSVITPLCNPLIYSLRNKEMKTALRKIFGTVHGIHKM, encoded by the coding sequence ATGAATGTGTCCGGCACAGAAACCACCAACTCCGTTAGCCACTTTATCCTCGTGGGCTTTCCCTCAAGCCCAGAAATGCAGCTCCTCTACTTCGGGCTCTTCTCAGTAGTCTACACGCTGACTCTCATGGGGAACACAGCCATTGTCTGTGCAGTGCGGTGGGAACGGCGTCTTCACACGCCCATGTACATCCTCTTGGGGAATTTCTCTCTCCTGGAAATATGTTATGTCACCACAACCGTCCCTAACATGTTGGCCAATTTCCTGTCCTCAAGCAAGTCCATTTCCTTTGTGAGCTGTTTTGCACAGTTCTACTTCTTCTTCTCTCTGGGGTGTGATGAGGGCTTCTTCCTCTGCATCATGGCCTTTGACAGGTACCTTGCCATCTGCCGTCCTCTGCATTACCCACGCATTATGACGAAACAGCTGTACACTGGTCTTGCCATCTTTGGCTGGTCGTGGGGGTTCATCCTCTTCCTAACCCCAGTTGTTCTCATTTCACAGTTACCCTACTGTGGCCCAAATACCATCAACCATTTCTTGTGTGATCCTGTCCCATTGATGATGCTGTCCTGTTCTGAAGACACCACAACACAGTTCATTTACTCAACTTTCAATGCTATTTTTATGATTGGaacctttctctttgttctttgttcctatgCTCTGGTGATTGTGGCTGTGCTAAGGATGCCCTCAGCAGCAGGCAAACGCAAGGCTTTCTCCACTTGTGCTTCTCATGTGGCAGTGGTGATCCTGTTTTTTGGCTCTGTTATGGTGATGTATGTTAGTCCTGGATCAGGACGCCCAGTGAAAATGCAGAAAATTGTGACCTTACTTTATTCTGTGATAACACCCCTCTGTAATCCTCTAATCTATAGCCTTAGGAACAAGGAAATGAAGACTGCTCTGAGGAAAATCTTTGGCACTGTGCATGGTAttcataaaatgtaa